In the genome of Monodelphis domestica isolate mMonDom1 chromosome 2, mMonDom1.pri, whole genome shotgun sequence, one region contains:
- the LOC130457493 gene encoding LOW QUALITY PROTEIN: cold-inducible RNA-binding protein-like (The sequence of the model RefSeq protein was modified relative to this genomic sequence to represent the inferred CDS: inserted 1 base in 1 codon) — translation MASDEGKLFVGGLSFDTNEQSLEQVFSKYGQIAEVVVVKDRETQRSRGFGFVTFENIDDAKDAMMAMNGKSVDGRQIRVDQAGKSSENRSRGYRGGSSSGRGFFRGGRGRGRGFSRGGGDRGYGGSRFESRSGGYXSSRDYYSSSRSQGGYGDRSSGGSYRDSYDSYATHNE, via the exons ATGGCATCAGATGAAGGAAAACTCTTTGTTGGTGGACTGAGTTTTGATACTAATGAACAGTCATTGGAACAAGTCTTCTCAAAGTATGGACAGATTGCTGAAGTTGTTGTTGTGAAAGACAGGGAGACTCAGAGATCCAGAGGTTTTGGCTTTGTCACATTTGAGAACATAGATGATGCTAAAGATGCCATGATGGCCATGAATGGAAAGTCTGTTGATGGGCGGCAGATTAGAGTTGACCAGGCAGGCAAATCATCAGAAAATCGGTCCCGTGGATACAGAGGGGGTTCATCCAGTGGCCGAGGCTTCTTCCGTGGAGGCAGGGGTCGAGGCCGTGGTTTTTCTAGAGGAGGTGGAGACCGCGGTTATGGGGGgagcagatttgaatccagaagcggAGGAT GAAGTTCCAGAGACTAttacagcagcagcaggagtCAAGGAGGCTATGGTGACCGGTCTTCAGGAGGGTCTTACAGAGACAGCTATGACAGTTATGCTACACACAACGAGTAA